Genomic DNA from Papaver somniferum cultivar HN1 unplaced genomic scaffold, ASM357369v1 unplaced-scaffold_160, whole genome shotgun sequence:
CAAGGTTTTACTTTGACCGCCAACGGCTAAATTTCCAACGACTCGATTTTTTTTTCTCACCCTATAAATTTTATTCTTCCTATCTCCAAATTCATATCTTCTTCTTTCATTCTAAAACTCTTAACCTTTATCACTCTGTAGAAATGTCTACTAGAattcgtggtcccaagtttactaaAGAAGATGATATATAACTATGTGCAAAGCATATTTTTTCATAGCGTAATCGTTGGTATAGGCTATCAAAACAGTTCTTTTTGGGATAACATTTTTacaatgttcgtctcactgacgggGAACCTgagaaaccgagatgctcgtcgattgtaTGCTCGTTTCAATTTATTAGGCTTGTAGTCAAGCCATTTCTTGCTCTGGTAAggaaaattgatcgagaaaagttcatcgGTGTAACTAAAgttgaagtgatccaaacaactctTGATAATTTGGAAGAAGCTCACGGTAAACCTTTTCTTTACGAAgcatgtttcaacattcttaaagATGGTCATCTCAAGCACATCTTTACTGCACTTGAATGCCTCTCCCggtctttacaatggaagaagatgttactcttgttcgatgttggttacatcaTATGATGAAACCAATGAACAATGACTATTTATGGGAAGGAGTATTGGAACATTTTGTAATGTCGCGAAATAaaaccataagaaacagtaagagcctagaactatGATTTTCATTCATCACTATTGATGTCAAACATTATACAGAAATTTTGTGCATGTTTCATCGTCGCAATTCTTGATTATCCAACaaagaactggtgagtatcttgCGTTTGTCCTTACTGATCAACTGCGTCATAAATATCtaaacttgttgtttatctgttttacaggaaaccatcgctcagaccaagtttaccgaagaaactggaagagagtttaagcattttgaatgttatgaactctatagagataatgtcgctggatttgatgtagtttgatgttattgtttTCGTTTaataaaatgtagtttgatgttatatgCAAGTTTAAAATGTAATAAATATttcttaatctgaagtggaaatctatcTTAAAATTTAAATATTTTCAATCATTGATATTACTGtgaattcttttacaagatataaactcagACAATAATAAAAGTCAAGGACAAgctttggcctcctgtttatcttcatttgacgtatcttctaTTCAACTCGCTTTTTGACAGTTTCgcatttgtttttgatttttgttgttgttaactttcaatactggagctCTTCcctgccttttagcggaacattttcttggagcaacttcaaaaacttgcacttcccttgtACAATTTTCAATCTACTTAAAACATCCACATATCTTACGAACatcagcttcaagttttgcatcgcaaaaaagtgtgatcgccttttcagcgAATTCACCAATGataaaactaaaaaattgaaatagatttagaagaaaaaattcaagagaagtgaattctggtgtgagtgaattgtttgaagatggtggtaatttatagaggtaaatttgaaaaaaaaaaatggcagTTTTTAAATTTGAAAAACTAGCCGTTGACGGTTGTGCATCACACGCCAGCGTGTTTAAATAGACCGATCGTTTTTCTTAAACCATGCACCAACGTTTTTATTTGACACGCGCGTTTGATGATTAGCCGCCCACTTGTTTTCCCACATAGCATGTATTTGGCCATCCATCCGGCTCGACAACAGTTTTCATTCATAGGAATTGCCGCAAGCTGTTGTTTCTAGGAGGAATTAGAAGTTCCATAGATTTTTTCAATAAGAAGCCCACATGTGTTACTTACTTGCGTAGAGTTATTTTTTCACTCTCACAGTCCAGACCCATAAGTGTCCGCACGAGGAAAGGGTACCCACAAGGCCACAAGCACAAGGTGAAAGTAAGTTTCACAGAGACActgattttatatttttcttgaatTCTCTTTCACTACTAAGTGACGTTTGATACATTTTTagccttgaaaagctttttttttttttttttttttttttggaagagaacTTTTATTGATTCTAACAACTTACACCAGAAAGATACAAAACTAGTACcaaacaaacacaaacacaaacaGACTTGCTCAAACTAGAGCACAAACAACAGGAACCAGACCAACCTTAGATTTATATATTACAACAACAAACCACTAATCAACATCAGCTAAGGCATTAATCCTCCTGAACAACTTCCTTCAAGGCTATACCGAAATGTTTGGAAACAGAGTGACAACTAATGCCTAAAAAATCGCCATCTAATCGTACCATTTAAGCCGACGGaagaaagtttttagttttttcttagCACGTAAACTCTTAGGACGTTAGGCGCATCACGAATATCTCATTTACATGAACATGCAATTTTTAAAGTCGAAACAAACATAAAACATCGATTTAACAGTTGTTGATGATTCGCATAAAACACCGATGTAACCGTTGTTGATGATTCTGCAGATAACAGTCGAAAGTGGTTTGGCATTAGACAATTTGGAAGcactatatttttatttttaatcagTAACTTAAGAATTTGATGTTGACAACTTTTAAATTTGGATCACTCATATCATCACGCAATGACTTTCTCACTGTACCACAGTGACATCAACCAGttcattaatttattttttatatatatttttctattttgtcGGATGCCAGGTGGTTATGCTTGTCTATATCATTTTACAATAAAACCATTGTTTGCCACAGAAGGAAAAGAAACATcaacataaaaaaacaaaaacaaaaaaattaacctCACAAACGATTTGAGACCACAAGTCCTTAATAACTACAAAGATTCCAACAGATCCCGCAAGCGGCATCCAACACAGCTACAGAGGAGGAAACCAGGCAGCCGACGGATTGGCCAATCACGCGGCAGATGGAAGTCAAACAGGAAACTCGTCAACCAAAATATGGGGccaggcaatcccatcttttattTCTCAAATCTTATTTTCAGACTCAGTGGGTACACATACTCACGACAAATTATAAACTAATTTCAATTAATAaattacatgcttcaaaaaaaagtcCTTAATAATAACATATGGGAAGCGTGGAGCTCTGATCGTCTCTCAAATAATATCTATTGAAcataaactaaaaagaaattattatcaacaataaaactaaaaaaaaataaaaaagataaaacttTAGTCAATTCATAAAAGAGGGAATATTCGAATACATAAGGGAGAAGAACAACAAATATATCTATAAAGATGACCAATTATGACGACAAAGATTACTGACGagatttatatttttatccataaTAAGTATATGAGAGTAATTCATGTTGTCCAAAAAGAAACCTCGTTATAGTGAATCAAGTAGCATCCCTTCTGCCACGCTGGCAACAATTGACCAATATGTTAGACAAGGACTTTTTGTTCAAACTTCAAAACATTGCTTTCCAACAAAAGCAACTTCTTGTAGGGTATCACGGAGCTTCCTTCTGCCATGTTGGCAATTAAAAGACGGCATATTTAGTAACATATCTTAATTTATCCGAAAACTAGATATTTGTAATAACATATCTTAATTTATCCGAAAACTAGATATTTTGTAATAAACATATCTTAATTAATTGTAAAACTGTGGATCACAATGCTTCCAGTATCTCAACAACTCTAACTGGAACAACTTTAACAAAAGTGATGCGGcatataattaattaattatgctATTAGAGATAAAACGATTCACTGCAGCTAAAAAAATCCACAACATAGTGCCTCTTTTGTCTTTAGTTGGAATTTTTTGAAAGTGCATGACAAATTTGGAAAATAAAGTAGTATCATTGATTGGCCAATTTTGGCAAAGGAatataaaacaagaaaaacaatatCTACAAAAAATATCTCCCAAAAATCTAGTTTCCTGATAATGATCGATGAACAAATCACTATAGTATGGAGATTATAAATATCTTTCTCCATAGACAaatgaataaaagaataagaaaaagaaaatggttGGAGGAttaaatatcaaataaaactaCATTTAATCCCATCCACGAGAAATTATCACTGTGAATTAGTAGTCGCTCCATAAACTGCTCTCCACGTTGCTCTCCACGTCGTCGTCGTAATAGTAACCCTCTTGTGGTGGATCAAGTAACATCCCTTCCGCCATGCTGGCAATCAGGGCTGGCATGTAATACAACGCTTCTTCGTCGAAAAACGTTGCTGAAACTTCTTCGGCTATTTCAACCGTCTGTTTGGTTGATTTAACGGAtttagatgatttttttgcaACGGAAGAAGGTTTCTTAGAATTAGGGAATGGAAATGCCCGGACGGCTTCGGAAGCAGCCAATTGAATATCTTTAGCAGATGATGACTTAGCGCGAGGTAACAACCACAATGAATCTTCGAAATTTAACGGAGCCGATTTTCCTCGCAGAGCTATTGCAGCAACATCATAAGCTCTAGCTGCAATTTCAGCACTAGAATGTGTACCAAGCCAAATTCTTGATTTACTGTTGGGTTCTCTAACTTCACAAACCCATTTATCATTTTTCCTTGCTCTTACTCCTCTGTAAATTGGATGTCTAGTTTCCTTGAACTTCTTTCTTCCTGATGTTTTCTTATGTGACCCTAATTGTGTTAGtgacgatgacgatgatgatgaagtaCAATCTGTTTCTGAGCTAAAGAAATCTGTACTGTATGATGAGGATGAAGGTGATGAAAGCGAACACCCGAAAGAGTCCTCAAAAATCATTGCAGTAATTGAatgagtgctaattttgtttaAAGGAAGAAGTTTAGAGTAGACTGTGTTTAGTTCAGTTTGAAATTGGAAGGCAAAGAGAGTTGGGTTTGAAAGAAGAAAGACGATCTGTTTGGTATTTATAGATTTGGGGATAAAAAAGGAAAGTGCTGAGTCCACCAAAAAGCACACGTTAAGAATACAGGTGTGTATCTGCAGCCTGTATCTGCAACCAGACGATCTGTCTGGTTGTATCTGCAGCCTGAGTTTCAGAAAATTTCTCTTAAGCAGTTCATGATCAATTGGAAGACGGTGGTTTTCGAACCACCATGAGAAAATCACCTCGCATATATTTATGTGTTTATTGTTGTCGTTTTCTTTTTGGttgcttgattttcttttttttccaggTGGATTCCTTGTCCTACCTTGGTCGGTGACTAATTCCTTGTATTTGTATTCTTTGGTGGCTTAAGTctcaaaaaaataatttatttaccgatcaaaaaaaaaaaaaagaatacagGTGTGTAAGAAGACACTTGAGTGGGTGAGTGTGCAAAATAGTGAGTTATCTTAGTAAGAGGTTTACACCCCATGAAATTTGACACGTTTGATTCGGGAATTTGTTGTGTCATCAAAAATGACCAATAGACATTTGGAGAAAGATGCTGTGTGTCAGCTTAAAAAACCAAAACTTCAATGTCTTATTTTCCTAGTGTATATTTATTTGGAATTTTATAGAGGCTTGACTAGTCGCCAGAGTCTAGTAATGGAACCATAGTGCCGTAATGTCGTAACTGCTAATACTTATACAATGATTTTACATGCATTGACGCCCAAATAACAAATAAACAGGAAAACATCGCGTGGAGAAAATCAAAGGTAGGATATCAATGACTCTACAATTTGGATTTGGATGGGTAAAGCAAATCTCATTTCTTCTCCCACATGGATTTTACGCCGAAACTTTTTCTGGTGATAGATTCGTTTTCGATACTCATATGGGCCTAAACTGCATCACGGTATAATAACCACTCCTTGTATGCCAATTAATCTTAATATGGGTTTTGTTTCTTTGAGCAAATTTAATAATGGAATCCAAGCCATTTGAAGCTCAGAAAGAGTGTAGAGTCTTATCTTCAATGTCTTATTTTCCAAACCAAAAGTTCAATGTCTTATTTTCAATGTCTTATTTTCCTAGTGTATATTTATTTGGTATTTTATAAAAATAGGAAAATGTAGCTTATCTTTATAGCGGCTTGACTAGTCACTAGAGTCTAGTAACGGAAACCATAGTGCGGTAATATTGTAAAATTGCTAAAGTCTGTCGAAAGGGAATACTTATACAGTGATTTTACATTGACTCCCAAATAAACAGTGAAAAATCACGTCGAGAAAATTAAAAGCAGGATTGCATTTTagcatttggatttggatttggaatGTACAAAAAATAGGTCTCATTTTTTCTCTTACGTATTTTTTCTTCGATTTTTTTCCCGATGACGGAATTATTTCAGTACTTATATGGGACTAAATTGCATCACAGTACAATAACTGCTCCATAAATGTCAATTAATCTCACTATAGGTTTTGTTTCTCAGAGCTAATCTAATGATGGAAGCCAAGCCATTGGAAGCTCGAAAATAGTGCAGATGCCAAGTCTAAAACAAGTTTCATGATAGAAGAATTGCATCATCTAAGTTTCATGACACTTCAACACATGGATCACAGATTCTACAATCAGAAACTGAAAATCCAATTTAGAAACAAAATCAAACTTTTTGGGAGCTTGAATAGCGTGGGTTCTACAATCGTACTTGCTCTAATGGCTTCCAAGTAGGGATCATCCACAATTCCCAACTTGCTATAATAATTTACATTACCTCAAAGTGGGTGAAATGACCCATCCCTCTACCGATATTGTCctcacttacccactgcggtcatcctacagtgtggggttttcaacggcaCCACTGCAGTCATTCAGAAGCAACTTCACGAGAGGTCattcatccctggattactcttgCATGAGCACGCTTAAATGCAGAGTTTTTTTGCCAACTATGGAGTCAATTGTTCTGAAAAGGCCACGgtattaggaaaggacaaaccattacatgTATTCCATTCGGCAAACCCTACCTACCGAGTCGGCTTATTACAGTGGGTCCTACTTAATTGAATGGATGGCTAAAGAGTGAATGGATGGCTTcgcaaaaataaaaaacacataACAATAAGAAAGTAAAGATGTTTTTTTAAAAACACAATGAGTTTTCATAATTAGTAAtgctttgatttttctttttactatGCATGATATACATGTGTGTTAGGGCGCTGCTCGGTTGATCCTAGTaggcgttgatatgtcaagtcaTGGGTTGAAATTTTGGTGTCAAAACTTACCCCTTAAATTACTTACAAAAGCTAACTATAATTGCAGTGGATACCagatacacccaactttttcgttcggcaacatgtatggacaaaacttaatacaataacAAGTACACCAtttgaatgatccttgacaatatgtatataaaccTTATATCtatactcaatcagtatgtacaTAGGCTtagagtctgtgaacctgattgttaagaagagtacttggacgatctcacaaatcaatatccaagatcaatctagtcgtatccaaataatctaatcagaattctgccaagtgattaaacttgttatctatctttcaagatacgaattctacaagaaacaattcTCGCAATCGATTAATAATAAACagacgtatctacttagattgaagaagtacaaacctgtgtaaatcaaaatataaagataaacaatattatgcggaaaatgaaaaacacaagacaccagaaattttgttaacgaggaaattgcaatagcataaaaacctcgggacctcgtccagaatgaacaccacattgttttaagccgctacagacattatcctatTATAACACTTCAGACTAGAAGGTAGTTGAAACCGAATCCACCCTCAAAGAGATTTACTTACAGTcgtactccttacgtctcttgaacctcgtgaGGTTCTACGCACcagattcccttagctggcgtcCTTTTTATCCTAAGAGTGGATTCAGTCGAAacgaatacttttgataccaatcttcctctaacaaatatgcatatttgatttccctttagatcaaacaTCGAGGTGTAGAAATATGTCtccaatagacaaagctagcaaacctctaAAATCTGAAACTTACggctcccgaagagcaacctagattcttaaccacctctcaagaacaatcttctaAAGATCAACTAAAATCAGTcgttagatatctatcttgaggaatcacaaagtatgagacggagagaactttgtgattactatctatcttgcctgtaagagattacgaaaacctcgataacaaaaaagaaaaatcaggaTTCACAAACTTTAAAGGTAAAGAtggtcggacctggcttcacgaatgccCAAAGCgtagtcttttagtcgtagacccaTAATATTCCACAGAGGAagcctaggtcaatagaggacgacccTAGAATCATCTAGGACACAAAGTATCAAGGATTGATTTTCCTAGTTGAAAGAGGATCTTtaattatagttttcaaagacgatggttagcttagaattcaaagctaagataacttgagaatcaagcaaacactttaggtCTTCACAATACAATATAAAAgtatacacataggttcggttactgaaccgtgtataatgattgttcggtttggaaagttagccaaagaactgaaagttatttgattttcatttaaacacctataaaattaatcatgatacataggtgtttaagtgatcaatgaagtattagaagtgtttaagagagttctagaaatgcaaaacatattaaaataatactccctacgtcctagtttagatgcctaaattgaggattttttttcctatagaagtgtttaagagagttctagaaatgcaaaacatattaaaataatacacccctccgtcctagtttagatgcctaaattgaggatttttttttgtcCTAAAATACTTGCTATatttcatatttttccaccttttatCCTTATATGCACCTATCTTAGAATCAGGTCATAACATCGagagttgtgtatttcaattttctAGACACACTTTTAATACTTCTCTCTATATATTTCCTTTAATTTGAAAATTTTCCAAGTAAACAACAAAAACCAAGACATCTAATAAAAAATAGGAACTTTAAATACTAACCTGGGTAATTGTGGAAAAAAACTATTTTCCTTGTGTTTCTTAATCTTTGTGAAAAATCTTATTTAggcatctaaactaggacggagggagtaagtcTTTAAGAATCTGCTAAACATTGTCGGGACGGTACAACGGTTCTCCAACCGTAGGGCTTGTTCACAagtcagggtgctacggttcgtgaaccgggttcggcAACCCTACTAGACTACGGAACTCAGTTGACCAAAGTTCGAGAACTGGGTTTTCCAAGTGCTAACCTATTTATCCAACttaaattcagttcaccacggttcgccaACCGGGATCATGAATTGTGTCCAACTGAACTTGCGGTattcgaactggttcgccaagcTTCCTGTATTTCTGCAActcatatatctatggtttgggaactggttcgccaacctaccctaagTAGAAATTATCTAGTTCatatctcttatgatgtttgaattttccaagtgatatatcattacatgggaaattttcaattgattcaCAAATTAACTCATAGAACTATATTGTTAGGACTGTTGAACATCTTATTTTCTAAATCATattttcgagatttttcacaaggcAAGCTTGACTTGAAACTTTTTTGTATTGTAATCTACTGAAAGTCATACAACATAGTATCAATATAAAATAATATAGTGAGTCATATGAAGGTAAGTTTAATAAATGGTAATATGATAAGAAGTTCTCTCCAAATTCGTCGATCCCCAGTCTACTAGGGTGATCTTTGATACTCAACcacaattctaacctagtccgagacttgacttagtagactagaaatcaagatatagttttgatcacctaacattgacaacaatcttgagatagcaaaacttgtgggttcactAGAAAAACTCACGCTAACAAATAGACAtggaacaaacttgtataaacgtTTTATATCCAATTAGTTTTCACACGTTTTGCTGGGATAAGAGCAGTtcttatggactcaacaaacttgtAGTTTTTTCATTTTGCTCCCTGTATGGACTCGACAAAAATGAAAAACGGATGGGAAAACCAACAAATTAAAGGATTTGTTGAGTGCGGAAATAAACTAAATGTGTTCTTGATGAAAACCCGTGCGACGACACCAAACATACTGGCGTGTGATCCAAAACAGCTGGCATGTGATCCAAAATCACTAGTTTTCCCTTCAAACGTCATAATCTGAAGTGAACCTACCAGCGTGTGATCCAAAACCACCAACAACtgaaaatatttttatccaaCGACTATAATTTTGATATCTATAAATACttctcatttcaactccaaatatTTTCACTcacaaatcatctacaaaaattccTTCCAGAGTTCGTGGTAatagattcactcaacaagaggtttagctatttgtagagcctttgtttttcacacagAAGATGTTGTCGATAGGAATGTAGTCGAGTCGACGATGTGTTTCTAGGAGAAAGTTTATAGAATGTTCACCGCTGAAATGGGGAACATTTATGGGTGTGATTCTTACGGATTGTCGCATCGTTTTTAGTGTTATTGGTCGTCGTGTCGGAATTCATAGTCGTACTAGTGCACAATCACAAAATAAACTCGACGATGAAGCTGTAAATGAAGTGGAACCGAGAACACTAGCGATGTGGGCAGTATCCCACGACGGACGTCCTTTCGACTTCCAAGttttttcaacattcttagggtgctcaacagatttaatccctacatcgccctaggaattccaccacccgacGAGAATTGACGTcgatgtagtagttgttttaatctaacGTATTTCCTTTATTCTCATGCACGATGTAGTTGTTTAATCCAATGTAGTATGTTTATTTATGATATTGAAGGTGCAATGTTTAATCCAACAAAGTTTTAAATTAGTTATGATATTTATGGGGCAAATGTGAAGATATCCACATGTTTGGTTTAGATAAtcataataacacaaaataaacaccaaactaaataacataataccatattGAATCGATTTGCTTCAACTTTAATcatcccactccaccaaaaaacacctaggacagttccatatgtgtcttcttcagtaGAGGtgcacaaatgcataaaagttctgcaaccgggcttt
This window encodes:
- the LOC113337531 gene encoding dehydration-responsive element-binding protein 1A-like, which gives rise to MIFEDSFGCSLSSPSSSSYSTDFFSSETDCTSSSSSSSLTQLGSHKKTSGRKKFKETRHPIYRGVRARKNDKWVCEVREPNSKSRIWLGTHSSAEIAARAYDVAAIALRGKSAPLNFEDSLWLLPRAKSSSAKDIQLAASEAVRAFPFPNSKKPSSVAKKSSKSVKSTKQTVEIAEEVSATFFDEEALYYMPALIASMAEGMLLDPPQEGYYYDDDVESNVESSLWSDY